The following proteins are encoded in a genomic region of Pseudoxanthomonas suwonensis 11-1:
- a CDS encoding DUF4190 domain-containing protein — MNQIPKTSPLAITSLVTGLLGWTLLPLLGSLVAIVTGHMARSEIRRSRGVLDGDGLAMVGLVLGWLPVLIGVLGLVVIFMFLGGIAWLGTMG, encoded by the coding sequence ATGAACCAGATCCCCAAGACCAGCCCGCTGGCGATCACCAGCCTCGTCACAGGCCTGCTTGGCTGGACGCTGCTGCCGCTGCTGGGCTCGCTGGTGGCCATCGTCACCGGGCACATGGCCCGCTCCGAGATCCGCCGCTCGCGCGGGGTCCTCGACGGCGACGGCCTGGCGATGGTGGGACTGGTGCTGGGCTGGCTGCCGGTGCTGATAGGCGTGCTGGGCCTGGTGGTGATCTTCATGTTCCTGGGCGGAATCGCCTGGCTGGGGACCATGGGCTGA
- a CDS encoding CynX/NimT family MFS transporter, producing MHASPSAGATRIPGRALVLAGIVLAAFNLRTAVTSVTPLLDVLGREFGFGPALAGVLGMVPTAAFAAAGVGTPRLAHRLGLERTAVLSMALAATGLLWRSLSGSSGSLLVASAVALAGMGIGNVILPPLVKRYFPDRVGTLSSVYITVLQVGTILPALLAVPVAAAAGWRVSMGLWSLLAVAALLPWLAVLRRERDPRNPLARLHDQAVRSGDEAPELAAPAMRGRVWKTGLGWGMALMFGMTSLVTYALFTWLPGLMVEAGTSAAFGGTMLALFSALGLASALVMPSLAARMRNPLPIAVLCAACHLAGFAGLYWAPLAAPVLWVSLLGLGPGTFPLALTLVNLRTRSPAGSAALSGFAQGVGYALSCLGPLLFGLLHARTHGWGASFLFLAVCVGLMLCGAVLACRPAWLEDRW from the coding sequence ATGCACGCTTCCCCTTCCGCCGGTGCCACCAGGATCCCTGGGCGGGCGCTGGTGCTGGCCGGCATCGTGCTGGCCGCCTTCAACCTGCGCACCGCGGTCACCTCGGTCACGCCGCTGCTGGACGTGCTGGGCCGCGAATTCGGCTTCGGCCCGGCGCTGGCCGGCGTGCTCGGCATGGTTCCCACCGCGGCCTTCGCCGCCGCCGGCGTCGGCACCCCCCGCCTGGCGCACAGGCTGGGCCTGGAGCGCACCGCGGTGCTGTCCATGGCCCTGGCTGCCACCGGACTGCTGTGGCGCTCCCTGAGCGGCTCCAGCGGGTCCCTGCTGGTCGCTTCGGCCGTGGCCCTGGCCGGCATGGGCATCGGCAACGTGATCCTGCCGCCGCTGGTGAAGCGCTACTTCCCTGATCGCGTCGGCACGCTCAGTTCGGTCTACATCACCGTGCTGCAGGTAGGCACCATCCTGCCAGCGCTGCTGGCCGTTCCCGTGGCCGCCGCGGCCGGCTGGCGCGTGTCGATGGGCCTGTGGAGCCTGCTGGCGGTCGCCGCCCTGCTGCCCTGGCTGGCGGTGCTGCGGCGCGAGCGCGACCCGCGCAACCCGCTGGCGCGGCTGCACGACCAGGCCGTGCGCTCCGGCGACGAGGCGCCGGAGCTGGCCGCACCGGCCATGCGTGGCCGGGTGTGGAAGACCGGCCTGGGCTGGGGCATGGCCCTGATGTTCGGCATGACCTCGCTGGTGACCTATGCGTTGTTCACCTGGCTGCCCGGGCTGATGGTCGAGGCCGGGACCAGCGCTGCCTTCGGCGGCACGATGCTGGCCCTGTTCTCGGCGCTGGGGCTGGCCAGTGCGCTGGTGATGCCGTCGCTGGCCGCGCGCATGCGCAACCCGCTGCCAATCGCGGTGCTCTGCGCCGCCTGCCACCTTGCCGGTTTCGCCGGGCTCTACTGGGCGCCGCTGGCCGCGCCGGTGCTGTGGGTCTCGCTGCTGGGGCTGGGCCCGGGCACCTTCCCGCTGGCGCTGACCCTGGTGAACCTGCGCACGCGCTCCCCGGCAGGCTCGGCCGCGCTGTCCGGCTTCGCCCAGGGCGTGGGCTATGCGCTCAGCTGCCTGGGTCCGCTGCTGTTCGGCCTGCTGCACGCGCGCACCCATGGCTGGGGCGCGTCGTTCCTGTTCCTCGCCGTGTGCGTGGGCCTGATGCTTTGCGGTGCCGTGCTGGCCTGCCGTCCGGCCTGGCTCGAGGACCGCTGGTAA
- a CDS encoding glutamate-5-semialdehyde dehydrogenase, with the protein MSDIKTQALEAREAALAIAQLSTTGKDALLRAMADALEADAATILEANARDIEAAAAKGVGSAMQDRLRLDAKRLKGVADALREVAGLPDPVAQVTRAYDRPNGIHVERVRVPLGVIAMIYEARPNVTADAAALCLKAGNAVILRGGSEAIHSNTAIAASLKRALREAGLPEAVVTLVEDLRRETILELIQLNDIVDLVIPRGGEGLIRFVAEHARVPVIKHYKGVCHQYVDAPADLGLALDLLVDGKVSRPAACNSLETLLVHADVAASFLPRAARELRERGVELRGCERSRAIVPDLVVATEDDYAAEYLDLVLAVRVVDDLEEAIAHIQRYTSDHTEVIVTADASHAERFVQALRSAVIMVNASSRFSDGGELGLGAEIGISTTRLHSYGPMGLEALTVERFVVRGEGQVRHPDLLAQPD; encoded by the coding sequence ATGAGCGACATCAAGACCCAGGCGCTGGAGGCGCGCGAAGCCGCGCTGGCCATCGCCCAGCTGTCCACCACCGGAAAGGACGCGCTGCTGCGCGCCATGGCCGATGCGCTGGAGGCTGACGCCGCCACCATCCTCGAGGCCAATGCGCGCGACATCGAGGCCGCCGCGGCCAAGGGCGTGGGCAGCGCGATGCAGGACCGCCTGCGCCTGGATGCGAAGCGCCTCAAGGGCGTGGCCGATGCGCTGCGCGAAGTCGCCGGGCTGCCCGACCCGGTGGCCCAGGTCACCCGCGCCTACGACCGCCCCAACGGCATCCATGTCGAGCGCGTGCGCGTGCCGCTGGGCGTGATCGCGATGATCTACGAGGCGCGCCCGAACGTGACCGCCGATGCCGCGGCGCTGTGCCTGAAGGCCGGCAACGCGGTGATCCTGCGCGGCGGCTCGGAGGCGATCCATTCCAATACCGCCATCGCCGCCTCGCTCAAGCGCGCCCTGCGCGAGGCCGGGCTGCCGGAGGCGGTGGTGACCCTGGTCGAGGACCTGCGCCGCGAGACCATCCTCGAGCTGATCCAGCTCAACGACATCGTCGACCTGGTGATCCCGCGCGGCGGCGAGGGCCTGATCCGGTTCGTGGCCGAACACGCACGGGTGCCGGTGATCAAGCACTACAAGGGCGTCTGCCACCAGTACGTGGACGCGCCGGCCGATCTCGGCCTGGCCTTGGATCTGCTGGTCGATGGCAAGGTCTCGCGTCCGGCCGCGTGCAACTCGCTGGAGACCCTGCTGGTCCACGCCGACGTGGCCGCCTCGTTCCTGCCACGTGCCGCGCGCGAACTGCGCGAGCGCGGGGTCGAGCTGCGGGGGTGCGAGCGCAGCCGGGCGATCGTGCCGGACCTGGTGGTGGCCACCGAGGACGACTACGCCGCCGAATACCTGGACCTGGTCCTGGCCGTGCGCGTAGTCGACGACCTGGAGGAGGCCATCGCCCACATCCAGCGTTACACCTCCGACCATACCGAGGTGATCGTCACCGCCGATGCCAGCCATGCCGAGCGCTTCGTCCAGGCGCTGCGCTCGGCGGTGATCATGGTCAACGCGTCCTCGCGCTTCTCCGACGGCGGCGAGCTCGGCCTGGGCGCGGAGATCGGCATCTCCACCACGCGCCTGCACAGCTACGGCCCGATGGGCCTGGAGGCGTTGACGGTGGAGCGCTTCGTGGTGCGCGGCGAGGGCCAGGTGCGCCATCCGGACCTGCTGGCGCAGCCGGACTGA
- the murB gene encoding UDP-N-acetylmuramate dehydrogenase gives MTALYQLVRDADLAARNTFGVPARAPWLLQVNDASLLPEALALPQLRGLPLLPLGGGSNLLFAGDAPGAALVMGGHDIRMLEDDGERVHVRAEAGVEWHGLVMWSVEQGLSGLENLALIPGSVGAAPIQNIGAYGVEAGERITAVEAWDLDAQAFVRLDRGACAFGYRDSAFKRQPGRWIVTAVEFELSRTAAPRLDYTGLAEELAAMGVASPGPREVAEAVIRIRRRKLPDPAVVGNAGSFFKNPIVPQALAEALRVANPALPVFPGDAATTRKLSAAWLIDACGWKGAREGDAGVSAGHALVLVNHGNATGLQLLQLARRIAASVQERFGVALEPEPRLVGAEWAG, from the coding sequence ATGACCGCTCTCTACCAGCTGGTCCGCGACGCGGACCTGGCCGCGCGCAACACCTTCGGCGTGCCCGCGCGCGCGCCATGGCTGCTGCAGGTCAACGACGCATCCCTGCTCCCAGAGGCGCTTGCCCTGCCGCAGCTGCGCGGCCTGCCGCTGCTGCCGCTGGGCGGTGGCAGCAACCTGCTGTTCGCCGGCGACGCGCCCGGCGCGGCGCTGGTGATGGGCGGCCACGACATCCGCATGCTGGAAGACGATGGCGAACGCGTGCACGTGCGGGCCGAAGCCGGCGTCGAGTGGCACGGCCTGGTGATGTGGTCGGTGGAACAGGGCCTGTCCGGCCTGGAGAACCTGGCCCTGATCCCCGGCAGCGTCGGCGCCGCGCCGATCCAGAACATCGGCGCCTACGGCGTGGAAGCCGGCGAGCGCATCACCGCGGTGGAAGCCTGGGACCTCGATGCACAGGCCTTCGTGCGCCTGGACCGCGGGGCCTGCGCCTTCGGCTACCGCGACAGCGCGTTCAAGCGCCAGCCCGGGCGCTGGATCGTCACCGCGGTCGAGTTCGAGCTCTCGCGCACCGCCGCGCCGCGCCTGGACTACACCGGCCTGGCGGAGGAACTGGCGGCGATGGGCGTGGCCTCGCCCGGCCCGCGCGAAGTCGCCGAGGCGGTGATCCGCATCCGCCGGCGCAAGCTGCCTGACCCGGCCGTGGTCGGCAACGCCGGCAGCTTCTTCAAGAACCCGATCGTGCCGCAGGCGCTGGCCGAAGCGCTGCGCGTGGCCAATCCCGCCTTGCCGGTGTTCCCCGGCGACGCCGCGACCACCCGCAAGCTCTCGGCCGCCTGGCTGATCGATGCCTGCGGCTGGAAGGGCGCACGCGAGGGCGATGCCGGCGTGTCCGCCGGCCACGCCCTGGTGCTGGTCAACCACGGCAATGCCACCGGCCTGCAGCTGCTGCAGCTGGCGCGGCGCATCGCCGCCTCGGTGCAGGAACGCTTCGGCGTGGCGCTGGAACCCGAGCCACGGCTGGTCGGGGCGGAGTGGGCCGGCTGA
- a CDS encoding DMT family transporter, which produces MAEARRPLPVPLRAALLMLGSTALFGMMVVAIRLASASLHTFEVAFFRNFFGLLAATPLLLRHGPGLLRTAHFPRYLFRCLVGICSMLAGFWAIGHLPLAQAISLSYSTPLFATIAAAAMLGEQVRARRWAAVVLGFIGVLLIVRPGSTGFSTGTLVAVMAALLSAIVAIQIKQLSATEPADRIVIWTTLLWVPMSLVPALGVWTWPQGITWVWVAAAGVFGTGGHMLWTRALKLGEVSALTPIGFMQLPIVAVFGWLLFDEVLDGWTLAGALVILAANAYIAHREAVLARRAATGSPSTAAKPGE; this is translated from the coding sequence ATGGCCGAGGCACGCCGCCCGCTCCCGGTACCGCTGCGTGCCGCGCTGCTGATGCTGGGCAGCACCGCGCTGTTCGGGATGATGGTGGTGGCGATCCGCCTGGCGTCGGCCAGCCTGCACACCTTCGAGGTCGCGTTCTTCCGCAACTTCTTCGGCCTGCTGGCGGCGACGCCGCTGCTGCTGCGCCATGGGCCGGGACTGCTGCGCACCGCGCACTTCCCGCGTTACCTGTTCCGATGCCTGGTCGGCATCTGTTCGATGCTGGCCGGCTTCTGGGCCATCGGCCACCTGCCGCTGGCGCAGGCCATCTCGCTGTCCTATTCCACCCCGCTGTTCGCCACGATCGCCGCTGCAGCGATGCTGGGCGAGCAGGTGCGCGCGCGGCGCTGGGCCGCGGTGGTGCTAGGCTTCATCGGCGTGCTGCTGATCGTGCGCCCGGGCAGCACCGGCTTCAGCACCGGCACCCTGGTCGCGGTAATGGCCGCGCTGCTGTCGGCGATCGTCGCGATCCAGATCAAGCAGCTCTCGGCCACCGAGCCGGCCGACCGCATCGTCATCTGGACCACCCTGCTGTGGGTGCCGATGTCGCTGGTGCCGGCGCTGGGGGTTTGGACCTGGCCGCAGGGCATCACCTGGGTGTGGGTGGCGGCGGCCGGCGTGTTCGGCACCGGCGGGCACATGCTGTGGACCCGCGCGCTCAAGCTCGGCGAAGTCTCGGCGCTGACCCCGATCGGCTTCATGCAGCTGCCGATCGTCGCGGTGTTCGGCTGGCTGCTGTTCGACGAGGTGCTCGATGGCTGGACCCTGGCCGGCGCGCTGGTGATCCTGGCCGCCAACGCCTACATCGCCCACCGCGAAGCGGTGCTCGCGCGCCGCGCCGCGACGGGTTCGCCGAGTACCGCGGCCAAGCCCGGCGAGTGA
- the proB gene encoding glutamate 5-kinase: protein MGNDSLSLQAIPSWRRAVLKVGSSLLAADGGGGLSPRFALGLAQFVSSSVLAGREVVIVSSGAVAAGRAILPRAAEAGAAMAQRQALAALGQARLIELWQRFFERPVAQVLLTHDDLRNRRRYLNARATLKELLALGTLPVVNENDTVSVDELKLGDNDNLAAIVAALIDADVLFIATDIDGLYDANPRTNPGAKLLPEVLELGPEVLAMAGGSGSAVGTGGMRTKLEAAAKAGAAGIDTVLFNGRRPEVVRELVHDRLHGTRIRAARSRIAARKYWLRHAPLERGARIVVDAGAAGALAGKGASLLPGGVLAAEGEFRRGDMVEVVVRGQAGDSAIARGISQYSAVDVGRIAGRHSRDIESILGYNYGGNVIHRDDLVLLGS from the coding sequence ATGGGCAACGATTCCCTGTCCCTGCAGGCCATCCCGTCCTGGCGCCGCGCGGTGCTCAAGGTCGGCAGCAGCCTGCTGGCCGCCGACGGCGGCGGTGGACTGTCGCCGCGCTTCGCCCTGGGCCTGGCCCAGTTCGTGTCCTCCTCGGTACTGGCCGGCCGCGAGGTGGTGATCGTGTCCTCCGGCGCGGTCGCCGCCGGCCGCGCCATCCTGCCGCGCGCGGCCGAGGCCGGCGCCGCCATGGCCCAGCGCCAGGCGCTGGCCGCGCTTGGCCAGGCGCGCCTGATCGAGCTGTGGCAGCGCTTCTTCGAGCGTCCGGTGGCGCAGGTGCTGCTGACCCACGACGACCTGCGCAACCGCCGCCGCTACCTCAACGCCCGCGCCACGCTCAAGGAGCTGCTGGCACTGGGCACGCTGCCGGTGGTCAACGAGAACGACACCGTCTCGGTGGACGAGCTCAAGCTCGGCGACAACGACAACCTGGCCGCGATCGTCGCCGCCCTGATCGACGCGGACGTGCTGTTCATCGCCACCGACATCGACGGCCTGTACGACGCCAACCCGCGCACGAACCCCGGCGCGAAGCTGCTGCCCGAGGTGCTGGAGCTCGGCCCCGAGGTGCTGGCCATGGCCGGCGGCAGCGGCAGCGCGGTCGGTACCGGCGGCATGCGCACCAAGCTCGAGGCCGCGGCCAAGGCCGGCGCGGCCGGCATCGACACCGTGCTGTTCAACGGGCGTCGCCCGGAAGTGGTGCGCGAGCTGGTCCATGACCGCCTGCACGGCACCCGCATCCGCGCCGCGCGCAGCCGCATCGCCGCGCGCAAGTACTGGTTGCGGCACGCGCCGCTGGAGCGTGGCGCGCGCATCGTGGTCGATGCCGGCGCCGCCGGTGCGCTGGCCGGCAAGGGCGCCTCGCTGCTGCCGGGCGGCGTGCTCGCGGCCGAGGGCGAGTTCCGCCGCGGCGACATGGTCGAAGTGGTGGTGCGCGGCCAGGCTGGTGACAGTGCGATCGCCCGCGGCATCAGCCAGTACTCGGCGGTGGACGTCGGCCGGATCGCCGGCCGCCACTCGCGCGACATCGAATCCATCCTGGGCTACAACTACGGCGGCAACGTCATCCACCGCGACGACCTGGTGCTGCTGGGGTCGTGA
- the argH gene encoding argininosuccinate lyase has product MADLLWQKPGVAVDAQIQRFLAGDDVILDREFFLHDIAASTAHAEGLQRIGILSADELEGLKRELAILADDFRNGAFVLDESYEDCHSAIEARLTERLGDAGRKIHTGRSRNDQILVATRLWLKEKLARVAQLSREVARVALDRAAAEKDLPIPGYTHIQRAVVSSAGMWWAGWAEAFIDDAIRATDTLELVDCNPLGTAAGYGVNLKLDREHTTSALGFARMQVSPVYAQLSRGKFELAALEALGSATLDLRRLAWDLSLYTTAEFGFVSLPAQYTTGSSIMPNKRNPDVIELMRATHASVAAARTEIEQLLSLPSGYQRDLQSSKGAIVHGFGRGLAALELLPALLANLEWREEKLRAAIDSGMYATDVAVEAAIAGVPFREAYKAAAASADTAGQGRTPEGSLAARTSPGAAADLRLAELEARWSALA; this is encoded by the coding sequence CGCGCAGATCCAGCGCTTCCTCGCCGGCGACGACGTGATCCTGGACCGCGAATTCTTCCTGCACGACATCGCCGCCAGCACCGCGCACGCGGAAGGGCTGCAGCGCATCGGCATCCTTTCGGCCGACGAGCTGGAAGGCCTCAAGCGCGAGCTGGCGATCCTCGCCGACGATTTCCGCAACGGTGCCTTCGTCCTGGACGAAAGCTACGAGGACTGCCACTCGGCGATCGAGGCGCGCCTGACCGAGCGCCTGGGCGATGCCGGCCGCAAGATCCACACCGGCCGCAGCCGCAACGACCAGATCCTGGTGGCGACCCGCCTGTGGCTGAAGGAGAAGCTGGCGCGCGTGGCGCAGCTGTCGCGCGAGGTCGCGCGGGTGGCGCTGGACCGCGCCGCCGCAGAGAAGGACCTGCCGATCCCGGGCTATACCCACATCCAGCGCGCCGTGGTGTCCTCGGCGGGCATGTGGTGGGCCGGCTGGGCCGAGGCCTTCATCGACGACGCCATCCGCGCCACCGACACCCTCGAGCTGGTCGACTGCAACCCGCTGGGCACGGCCGCCGGCTACGGCGTCAACCTCAAGCTGGACCGCGAGCACACCACCTCCGCGCTCGGTTTCGCGCGCATGCAGGTCAGCCCGGTCTACGCCCAGCTGTCGCGCGGCAAGTTCGAGCTAGCGGCGCTGGAAGCGCTCGGCAGCGCAACCCTGGACCTGCGCCGCCTGGCCTGGGACTTGTCGCTGTACACCACCGCCGAGTTCGGCTTCGTCTCGCTGCCGGCTCAGTACACCACCGGCAGTTCGATCATGCCGAACAAGCGCAACCCGGACGTGATCGAGCTGATGCGTGCCACCCACGCCAGCGTGGCCGCCGCGCGCACCGAGATCGAGCAGCTGCTGTCGCTGCCATCGGGTTACCAGCGCGACCTGCAGTCCTCCAAGGGCGCGATCGTGCATGGCTTCGGCCGTGGCCTGGCCGCGCTGGAGCTGCTGCCGGCGCTGCTGGCCAACCTGGAATGGCGCGAGGAGAAGCTGCGCGCGGCGATCGACTCGGGCATGTACGCCACCGACGTGGCGGTCGAGGCGGCCATCGCCGGCGTGCCGTTCCGCGAGGCCTACAAGGCCGCCGCCGCCAGCGCCGACACGGCGGGGCAGGGGCGCACGCCGGAAGGCAGCCTGGCCGCGCGCACCTCGCCCGGCGCGGCCGCGGACCTGCGCCTGGCCGAGCTGGAAGCGCGCTGGTCCGCGCTGGCCTGA
- a CDS encoding metallophosphoesterase family protein — protein sequence MRIAALSDIHGNLPALEAVLADIERRGCDLIVNLGDIVSGPLWPRETLERLIPLGLPTIAGNHERQLLGDPAGLASSDAHARQALAPDQLDWIRALPPRLRLDDVLLCHGTPGSDLQYLLDDIAPPVLVAASAHAVAARLDHPEAADAALVLCGHSHTPRQLRLDGGRLACNPGSVGLPAFDTGYPVRHQSGTGTPHARYALLERRDGRWEAELLGVEYDHEAAARRAETLGRPEWAHALRTGAMP from the coding sequence ATGCGCATCGCCGCCCTGTCCGACATCCACGGCAACCTGCCCGCGCTGGAAGCGGTCCTGGCCGACATCGAGCGCCGCGGCTGCGACCTCATCGTCAACCTCGGCGACATCGTCTCCGGCCCGCTGTGGCCACGCGAGACCCTCGAGCGACTCATCCCGCTGGGCCTGCCGACCATCGCCGGCAACCACGAGCGCCAGCTGCTGGGCGATCCCGCCGGCCTGGCCAGCTCCGATGCCCACGCCCGCCAGGCCCTGGCACCGGACCAGCTGGACTGGATCCGCGCCCTGCCCCCGCGCCTGCGCCTGGACGACGTCCTGCTCTGCCACGGCACCCCGGGCAGCGACCTGCAGTACCTGCTGGACGACATCGCCCCGCCGGTCCTGGTCGCGGCCAGCGCCCACGCCGTGGCCGCGCGCCTGGACCACCCCGAGGCCGCGGATGCCGCCCTGGTCCTGTGCGGCCACTCGCATACCCCGCGCCAGTTGCGCCTGGACGGCGGCCGCCTGGCCTGCAACCCCGGCAGCGTCGGCCTGCCCGCCTTCGACACCGGCTACCCGGTGCGCCACCAGTCCGGGACCGGCACCCCGCACGCCCGCTACGCCCTGCTGGAGCGCCGCGACGGCCGCTGGGAGGCCGAACTGCTGGGGGTGGAGTACGACCACGAGGCCGCCGCACGACGGGCGGAAACGCTCGGCCGGCCGGAGTGGGCGCACGCCCTGCGCACCGGGGCCATGCCGTGA
- a CDS encoding quinone-dependent dihydroorotate dehydrogenase: MSVYSFARPFLFGLDAERAHGLGLKALDLAYSTGATAALARRCAPLPTRVLGLTFPNPVGLAAGLDKNGAHIDALLSLGFGFVEVGTVTPRPQPGNPKPRMFRLPAGQAVINRLGFNNDGVDALVRNVERAQRKGGLLGINIGKNKDTPNEDAASDYLHCLERVYPLADYVTVNISSPNTAGLRELQEEQALRRLVGTLREAQEKLAAQHGKRVPVLVKVAPDLSDNDIDAAARVLSDLAVDGVIATNTTIDRSRIQGMNHADEAGGLSGAPLMPQSTFVLRRLRARLPESIPLVGVGGILSGADAVAKMAAGATLVQCYTGLVYRGPELVAECVDAMRRRKEAPSRGTADA, encoded by the coding sequence ATGTCCGTCTACTCGTTCGCCCGCCCCTTCCTGTTCGGACTCGACGCCGAGCGCGCCCATGGCCTCGGCCTCAAGGCGCTCGACCTGGCCTACTCCACCGGCGCCACGGCGGCGCTGGCGCGCCGTTGCGCGCCGCTGCCGACCCGGGTGCTGGGCCTGACCTTCCCCAACCCGGTCGGCCTGGCCGCCGGCCTGGACAAGAACGGCGCCCACATCGACGCGCTGCTGTCGCTGGGCTTCGGCTTCGTCGAGGTCGGCACGGTCACCCCGCGACCGCAGCCGGGCAACCCGAAGCCACGCATGTTCCGGCTGCCGGCCGGCCAGGCGGTGATCAACCGCCTGGGCTTCAACAACGACGGCGTCGACGCGCTGGTGCGCAACGTCGAGCGGGCCCAGCGCAAGGGCGGCCTGCTGGGCATCAACATCGGCAAGAACAAGGACACCCCGAACGAGGACGCGGCCAGCGACTACCTGCACTGCCTGGAGCGGGTCTATCCGCTGGCCGACTACGTCACCGTCAACATCTCCTCGCCCAATACCGCCGGCCTGCGCGAGCTGCAGGAGGAACAGGCGCTGCGCCGCCTGGTCGGCACCCTGCGCGAGGCCCAGGAGAAGCTGGCCGCCCAGCACGGCAAGCGCGTGCCGGTGCTGGTCAAGGTGGCCCCGGACCTGAGCGACAACGACATCGACGCCGCCGCGCGGGTGCTGTCCGACCTGGCGGTGGACGGCGTGATCGCGACCAACACCACGATCGACCGCTCGCGGATACAGGGCATGAACCATGCCGACGAGGCCGGTGGCCTGTCCGGCGCGCCGCTGATGCCGCAGTCGACCTTCGTGCTGCGCCGCCTGCGCGCACGCCTGCCCGAGTCGATCCCGCTGGTCGGCGTGGGCGGCATCCTTTCCGGTGCCGACGCCGTGGCCAAGATGGCCGCCGGCGCCACCCTGGTGCAGTGCTATACCGGCCTGGTCTACCGCGGCCCGGAACTGGTGGCCGAATGCGTGGACGCGATGCGCCGGCGCAAGGAAGCCCCCAGCCGCGGCACCGCCGACGCATGA
- a CDS encoding YciI family protein, with the protein MKHYLVIAMRRPGFDPDVVAPHLAYLDDLHARGLLASSGGFADGSGGAYVLQGVDSLAEAQAIADADPLVLTGNSDLTVREWKLADRGGR; encoded by the coding sequence ATGAAGCACTACCTCGTCATCGCCATGCGCCGGCCGGGCTTCGACCCGGACGTGGTCGCACCGCACCTGGCATACCTGGACGACCTGCACGCGCGCGGCCTGCTGGCCAGCTCCGGCGGCTTCGCCGACGGCAGCGGCGGCGCATACGTGCTGCAGGGCGTGGACAGCCTGGCCGAGGCCCAGGCCATCGCCGATGCCGATCCGCTGGTGCTGACCGGCAATTCCGACCTCACCGTGCGCGAGTGGAAGCTCGCCGACCGGGGCGGGCGCTGA